Proteins from one Limanda limanda chromosome 4, fLimLim1.1, whole genome shotgun sequence genomic window:
- the LOC133000341 gene encoding uncharacterized protein LOC133000341, which translates to MKDTDLEDSELFDSSSESADDYVPGTKSDSDPDSSIGPPVCDSTTPDNMILDSHNITPEAPRAVEEPCSSQTINDSVVVSSFKKKGSKEKKRHLDYIGNRGNFAHNAAVMEYGKGKLVPRPPKGLDEIGIDPNEPHTEETFPHTERDEMLPQPPKRQNPHSSSDEVPSESCRMRPSSIAPPAEESLPPTERNEMQPQPPNKPKPVSTMRPSSKGTTAQKKKTPWKQTEVEAVESHMNRFITSCIIPAKFDCEKCIRAEPEALNDRSWQNVKFYIYNRITANKRKFS; encoded by the exons aTGAAAGACACAGATCTGGAAGATTCTGAGCTATTTGATTCGTCATCAGAGAGTGCAGATGACTACGTACCAGGTACCAAAAGTGACAGTGATCCGGATAGCTCAATAGGCCCCCCTGTCTGCGATTCTACAACACCAGACAACATGATTTTGGACAGTCACAACATTACACCTGAAGCCCCCAGAGCAGTAGAAGAACCCTGTTCAAGTCAGACCATAAACGACAGCGTCGTTgtcagttcatttaaaaaaaaag gttccaaagagaaaaaaagacacctGGATTATATTGGCAACAGAGGAAACTTTGCTCACAATGCAGCAGTTATGGAGTACGGAAAGGGTAAACTCGTGCCACGACCGCCTAAAGGGTTGGATGAAATTGGAATAGATCCAAatg aaCCACATACAGAGGAGACATTTCCTCATACCGAAAGGGATGAAATGCTGCCACAACCACCCAAGAGACAAAATCCACACTCATCAAGTGATGAGGTACCTTCAGAATCCTGCAGAATGAGGCCTTCCTCAATAG caccaccagcagaggagtcacttcctcccactgagaGGAATGAAATGCAGCCACAACCACCCAATAAACCAAAACCAGTCAGTACGATGAGGCCTTCCTCAAAAG GTACAACTgcccaaaagaagaaaacaccctggaagcagacagaggtggaggcagTGGAAAGCCACATGAATCGATTCATCACATCTTGTATTATTCCAGCAAAGTTTGACTGTGAGAAGTGTATAAGAGCTGAACCAGAAGCTCTTAATGACCGGAGCTGGCAGAATGTGAAATTCTACATATATAACCGCATTACAGCCAACAAGAGGAAATTTAGTTAA